A single region of the Clupea harengus unplaced genomic scaffold, Ch_v2.0.2, whole genome shotgun sequence genome encodes:
- the LOC116219187 gene encoding ribonuclease inhibitor-like, whose protein sequence is MSCVTMFCRLAECKLTDKSCGIVATVLQSPNSLAELDLCNNDLGDSGVQLLSNGLSSPHCKLQTLRLCNCRISNEGYVFLALTLMLNPSCVKELDVSNNHPGESAQKLLTSRLEDPHRKVEALQLAECNLTDKSCGIVAIVLQSPNTLTELDLCKNDLGDSGIQLLSNGLSSPHCKLQILRLSDCLISEKGCICLASALSSNPSHLKELDLSYNYPGESGLKLLSVRLEDPDCKLETLKTDHASENRARPRLLRYACELTLDPNTAGRLLSLSEGNRKVTRVREEQPYPDHPERFDWCNQVLCREGQSGRCYWEAEWSGDRAEWSGGGADIAVAYKSIQRKEGSDNSILGHNDKSWSLLCSPNIYSAWHNNEDTDIPAPSSRSSRVGVYLDWLAGTLSFYSVSSDTLTHLHTFHSTFTEPLYPGFGVNYGGSVSLCQIT, encoded by the exons ATGTCATGTGTCACtatgttttgcagacttgctgaatgcaaacttacagataagtcctgtggaattgtggctacagttctacagtcaccaaactccCTGGCAGAGCTGGATCTGTGTAACAAtgacctgggagattctggagTTCAACTTCTCTCTAATGGATTgtctagtccccactgcaaactgcagacattaag gctctgtaATTGTCGGATCTCAAATGAAGGATATGTTTTTCTGGCACTCACACTGATGTTAAACCCCTCCTGTGTGAAAGAACTGGATGTGAGCAACAATCATCCTGGCGAATCAGCACAGAAGCTGTTGACTTCTAGACTTGAGGATCCTCATCGTAAAGTTGAAGCACTTCA acttgctgaatgtaatctcacagataagtcctgtggaattgtggctattgttctacagtcaccaaacaccctgacagagctggacctgTGTAAGAAtgacctgggagattctggaATTCAGCTTCTTTCTAACGGACTgtctagtccccactgcaaactgcagatattaag gctctctgattgtctcatctcagaaaagggttgtatttgtctggcttcagctctttcttcaaacccctcccacctaaaagagctggatctgagctacaatTATCCCGGAGAATCAGGACTGAAGCTGTTATCTGTTAGACTGGAGGATCCTGACTGTAAACTGGAGACGCTTAA AACTGACCATGCTTCTGAAAACAGAGCTCGACCACGTTTGCTGAGAT atgcctgtgagctcacactggacccaaacacagcaggcagacttctctctctctctgaggggaacagaaaggtgacacgtgtgagagaggagcagccgtatcctgaccacccagagagatttgactgGTGTAatcaggtgttgtgtagagagggtcagtctggacgctgctactgggaggctgagtggagtggggatagggctgagtggagtgggggtggggctgaTATAGCTGTGGCGTATAAAAGCATccagaggaaagagggaagtGATAACAGCATACTGGGACATAATgacaagtcctggagtctgctctgctctcctaaCATTTACTCTGCCTGGCACAATAATGAAGACACTGACatacctgccccctcctcccgctccagcagagtaggagtgtacctggactggctggccggcactctgtccttctacagcgtctcctctgacacactcacccacctgcacacgttccactccacattcactgagcccctctatcctgggtttGGGGTTAATTATGGGGGctcagtgtccctgtgccagatcacatga